One segment of Rhodopirellula baltica SH 1 DNA contains the following:
- a CDS encoding NAD(P)-binding domain-containing protein: protein MIQSLPNPRNFIQPQANVFQPSSPTSTPPLAASNAPCCGELAAPADSCCGATEPTSISAKPEAKTSHADNRESLPIAIIGAGPIGLAAAANLIQRDQDFILLEAGQRIAASIWEWRHVRLFTPWFYLIDPASKRILQADHSWQAPDDNEVPFAKELVERYLDPLAANERIASRLKLNHQVTTISRDGHDRMKDGNRNEAPFLIVADTPDGPRRFYARAVIDASGTWNTPNPMGAGGIEADGEQQFQDHIRYGMPDVLDRERDRYAGKRVLVVGSGHSATGAVLSLVELANEAPETMIAWAVRRTNPAKLWGGGQADEIEARGALGTRVKAAVDDGRATLLTGLSIGAISEHPDGLEVFDVHGVSQVIVDEIIVATGARPNLNMLRELRLELDAATQATKALGPLIDPNQHSCGTVPPHGAKELTHPERGFYLAGMKSYGRAPTFLMRTGYEQVRSIAAELSGDHEAARKVELTLPSTGVCSTDLVNQERGDSCEITSSCETNVSIETSNRCEANG, encoded by the coding sequence ATGATCCAATCGCTCCCCAATCCACGCAACTTCATCCAACCACAAGCCAACGTCTTTCAGCCTTCCAGCCCCACGTCGACGCCTCCACTGGCGGCGTCCAATGCCCCATGCTGTGGTGAACTCGCCGCCCCAGCGGACTCGTGCTGCGGCGCGACTGAACCGACATCGATCTCCGCAAAGCCAGAGGCAAAAACTTCTCACGCCGACAATCGCGAATCGTTGCCCATCGCCATCATCGGGGCGGGTCCGATCGGGCTGGCCGCCGCTGCGAATCTGATTCAACGCGACCAGGATTTCATCTTGCTCGAAGCGGGTCAGCGAATTGCCGCGAGCATCTGGGAATGGCGACACGTTCGCTTGTTCACTCCTTGGTTTTACCTGATCGACCCAGCTTCCAAGCGAATCCTTCAAGCCGATCATTCGTGGCAAGCTCCCGATGACAACGAGGTCCCATTCGCGAAGGAGTTGGTGGAACGCTACTTGGATCCGCTTGCCGCCAACGAACGCATCGCCTCCCGTTTGAAACTGAACCATCAAGTCACGACCATCTCTCGCGATGGACACGACCGAATGAAAGATGGCAACCGCAACGAGGCCCCCTTTTTGATCGTGGCCGATACCCCTGACGGCCCACGTCGGTTCTATGCCCGAGCGGTCATCGATGCGTCTGGCACCTGGAACACGCCCAACCCGATGGGAGCTGGCGGGATCGAGGCGGATGGCGAACAACAATTCCAAGACCACATTCGCTACGGCATGCCCGATGTGTTGGACCGCGAACGAGACCGCTACGCTGGCAAACGCGTGCTGGTCGTTGGCTCTGGGCACTCCGCCACCGGTGCGGTGCTGAGCCTGGTTGAACTCGCCAATGAGGCCCCCGAAACGATGATCGCTTGGGCCGTCCGCCGCACCAACCCCGCCAAGCTTTGGGGCGGTGGCCAGGCAGATGAAATCGAAGCCCGAGGCGCACTGGGGACTCGCGTCAAAGCGGCTGTCGACGACGGCAGAGCCACCCTGCTGACGGGCCTTTCAATCGGCGCCATCAGCGAGCATCCAGATGGCTTGGAAGTCTTCGACGTCCATGGCGTTTCGCAGGTGATCGTCGATGAGATCATCGTGGCGACCGGAGCTCGCCCCAACTTGAATATGCTTCGCGAACTTCGTTTGGAACTGGATGCCGCCACGCAAGCGACCAAAGCACTCGGGCCTTTGATCGATCCGAATCAACACAGCTGCGGAACTGTTCCACCGCACGGTGCGAAAGAACTGACACACCCCGAACGTGGGTTCTACTTGGCTGGCATGAAAAGCTATGGTCGAGCACCGACGTTTTTGATGCGGACCGGTTATGAACAAGTTCGATCCATCGCAGCCGAACTCTCCGGCGATCACGAGGCCGCGAGAAAGGTCGAACTCACACTGCCATCCACCGGTGTTTGCTCCACTGATCTGGTGAACCAAGAACGGGGTGACTCCTGCGAAATCACTTCTTCCTGCGAAACAAATGTCTCGATCGAAACCAGCAACCGCTGCGAAGCAAACGGTTGA
- the sigZ gene encoding RNA polymerase sigma factor SigZ codes for MNTDSESHKRLVQRGHTPSPDSASTAEIWNLFGEELRTFLLRRVSAAQVAEDLLQETFVRIHTKLNEVDDQQRIRSWVFQIARNLVVDHYRSKSREAAALADEIAANGEREESLEDVVIGWLPKMLAQLPEEQREAVELYEIQGLSQQEIANKLGLSLSGAKSRVQRGRSKLKQVLFDCCSFEHDRRGNLIGYERNHSNESHRLDA; via the coding sequence ATGAACACAGATAGCGAATCGCACAAAAGGCTTGTACAAAGGGGACACACACCGTCGCCAGACAGTGCATCAACCGCTGAGATCTGGAATTTGTTCGGGGAAGAACTTCGGACATTCTTGCTCCGTCGCGTTTCCGCCGCTCAGGTAGCCGAAGACTTGCTGCAGGAAACATTCGTTCGCATTCACACCAAGCTGAACGAAGTCGATGACCAACAACGCATCCGATCCTGGGTGTTCCAGATCGCTCGCAACTTGGTCGTCGATCACTACCGTTCGAAGTCGCGTGAGGCCGCCGCATTGGCCGATGAAATCGCAGCCAACGGTGAGCGTGAAGAAAGCTTGGAAGACGTCGTCATCGGTTGGCTCCCCAAAATGCTGGCACAACTTCCTGAGGAGCAACGCGAAGCGGTCGAACTGTATGAAATCCAGGGACTGTCCCAACAAGAGATCGCGAACAAACTGGGGCTATCGTTGTCCGGTGCTAAATCTCGCGTCCAACGAGGCAGGTCCAAACTCAAGCAAGTGCTCTTTGACTGCTGCAGTTTCGAGCACGATCGTCGCGGCAACCTGATCGGCTATGAAAGGAACCACTCGAACGAGTCACACCGGTTGGACGCTTGA
- a CDS encoding response regulator has translation MAKTLVDCGNCGPDFNAIRQMVTSHFDAAVLQTHGAEDTIELLKKRNVDLVTVNRKLDRDYTDGLDVIKQIKSDPDLAKVPVMLVTNYDEHQEAAMSEGAERGFGKLEIGSDKTIEQLKPYLVD, from the coding sequence ATGGCGAAAACCCTAGTCGACTGCGGCAATTGTGGTCCTGATTTCAATGCCATTCGTCAAATGGTGACCTCACACTTTGACGCTGCGGTGTTGCAGACCCACGGTGCCGAGGACACGATCGAATTGTTGAAGAAGCGCAATGTGGACCTCGTGACGGTCAATCGAAAACTCGATCGCGACTACACGGATGGTTTGGATGTGATCAAACAAATCAAATCCGATCCTGATCTGGCCAAAGTGCCCGTGATGCTGGTCACCAATTACGACGAACATCAAGAAGCGGCCATGAGCGAAGGGGCCGAGCGAGGGTTTGGAAAATTGGAAATCGGTTCGGACAAAACAATCGAACAACTGAAGCCCTACCTGGTGGACTGA
- the panD gene encoding aspartate 1-decarboxylase produces MDTPYRKMLAAKIHRATVTGADVNYEGSLTVPPELLVAAKIHPYESLHVWNVTRGTRLETYAIEGLPNSNDVCANGAAAHLIRPGDHVILAAYAMVPEADAATHKPRLIFVDDNNQLSHVGPEIAGPNLRSDSDDTHLVRSTEMTPDGQPLAEGC; encoded by the coding sequence GTGGACACACCTTATCGAAAAATGCTGGCGGCCAAGATTCACCGCGCGACGGTGACTGGTGCAGACGTGAACTACGAAGGCAGCTTGACCGTTCCCCCGGAACTGTTGGTTGCTGCAAAGATTCACCCTTACGAATCTTTGCATGTTTGGAATGTGACTCGAGGCACGCGTTTGGAAACCTACGCGATCGAAGGACTTCCAAATTCCAATGACGTGTGTGCCAACGGTGCCGCCGCTCACTTGATTCGTCCTGGCGACCATGTGATTTTGGCGGCGTACGCCATGGTTCCCGAAGCCGATGCGGCGACACACAAACCTCGTTTGATCTTTGTTGATGACAACAATCAGTTGTCCCACGTCGGCCCTGAGATCGCGGGTCCCAACCTGCGATCCGATTCCGATGACACGCACCTGGTTCGCTCCACTGAGATGACGCCTGACGGACAACCGCTCGCTGAAGGTTGCTAG
- a CDS encoding site-2 protease family protein, with amino-acid sequence MSGSGVSLVAAVRAKESQPNDWQRQTFVLLGSLALFVAVGLLWWDIRLVLMLVGILLLHEGGHFVAMRAFGYRNIRMVFVPMLGAAVSGQPIRIQRWKKAIVYFAGPLPGIAISMVLLLIASAGNADANASVSAVPILLMNSSHPWLFELGGLGLLLNWMNLLPLLPLDGGRIVQSTFARPSPWREALGRVLTMLVIVGLGILIGEPMLLLLILPLLFTMPLTYRTCWLSRRLCENEIPPPTESGIPETAIDTIASAIDETALRALAPTQKASLVLQLYESLITPPPTAFASRIVGLAYLGSFMVSTLFGWWIWSLHRWHDPAVGRLDLSKSFANATGFDKGSQIILAVITELLESTSLVF; translated from the coding sequence ATGTCCGGTTCGGGCGTTTCGCTCGTCGCTGCGGTTCGGGCGAAGGAATCCCAGCCCAACGATTGGCAACGCCAAACTTTCGTCTTGTTGGGCTCACTCGCATTATTCGTTGCGGTTGGCCTGCTGTGGTGGGACATCCGGTTGGTATTGATGCTGGTTGGCATCCTGCTGCTGCACGAAGGTGGACACTTCGTTGCCATGCGTGCGTTCGGGTACCGAAACATTCGAATGGTGTTCGTCCCCATGCTCGGTGCCGCTGTCAGTGGCCAACCGATCCGGATCCAGCGTTGGAAAAAAGCCATCGTCTACTTTGCTGGTCCGTTACCGGGAATCGCGATTTCGATGGTGTTGCTCTTGATCGCGTCAGCAGGCAACGCCGACGCGAACGCATCCGTCTCGGCGGTACCAATCCTGTTGATGAACAGCAGTCACCCTTGGCTTTTCGAACTGGGTGGTTTGGGTCTGTTGCTCAATTGGATGAACTTGCTTCCTTTGCTACCGCTGGACGGTGGCAGGATCGTGCAATCCACATTCGCCCGGCCGTCACCCTGGCGAGAAGCCTTGGGTCGTGTGCTGACGATGCTGGTCATCGTGGGGCTTGGGATTCTCATTGGCGAACCGATGTTGCTGCTATTGATCCTTCCTTTGCTGTTCACCATGCCATTGACCTACCGCACCTGCTGGCTAAGTCGGCGACTGTGCGAAAATGAGATTCCACCGCCCACCGAGAGCGGGATTCCCGAAACAGCGATTGACACGATCGCATCGGCCATCGACGAAACCGCTCTCCGTGCTCTCGCGCCAACGCAAAAGGCATCGCTGGTGCTGCAGCTCTACGAGTCGCTGATCACGCCACCTCCCACCGCGTTTGCATCGCGAATCGTTGGGCTGGCTTATCTTGGCTCCTTCATGGTGAGTACGCTTTTTGGATGGTGGATCTGGTCACTCCATCGCTGGCACGATCCCGCCGTCGGAAGACTCGATCTTTCCAAAAGCTTTGCAAATGCGACCGGTTTCGACAAAGGATCTCAGATCATCCTGGCCGTAATCACCGAGCTGCTGGAATCGACTTCACTCGTGTTTTGA